The DNA region TCGGGGGCGACATGGACGGCGCTGAATTCGCCCCGGTTTTTGTCGGCTTTGGTATCGGCTTTGAGGCGTTTGATGATTTCTTGCCAGATGGGGTAGCGATCGCTCAGGAGTTGCTCGGCACGTTCCTGGGCGGTGCGGTTGACGTTGGGTTGGGTGGAGATCCAGTAGCGGTTGCCGTCGATGTAGAGATAGGTGGCTTGATCGGTGAGGCGGCGCAGGGCATCGCCAAAGGTGGCGACGCTTTCTCCGGGTTGGACGCAGCCCAGTTTAATGCGACGATCGTCGAGGCCGCGATTGGCGGCACGCAGGGTAGGCGCAGACCCCATGTAAACAGTGCGGGCGACACGGCGGCAGGCGGAGTAACGCCCCAGGTTGGGATTGTTGCGATCGAGGGTGATGGGCAGGGAGTTTGTGCCATCCACATCCTTATCGATGACGGGCAGCCAGTTATCTTCCAGGTAGCGGGTCAGTTCTGACTGTACCTGCGGATCGTCCATCGGGATATGGGCAGGCATGATCATCAGGCTCTGGTCATTACGCTCCCAGAGGGAATGGATGACTTTGGCCATCAGCCGCAGGACACCGCGGGTGCGTTGGAATTTATCGAGGGTAGACCAGTCTGAATAGAGGCGATCGAACAGTTCGGGATGGATGGGGTAGGCGGCCTTCATGCGCCGTTCGTAGTCACTTTCTTTGCACTCACTCGGAAACTCCTGGCTCTGGGTGCGATACATCTCCATGAAGGCTTTGACGACGGCATCCCGCTGGACAAACAGGCTGGGGTCAACCGTCGTTTGGAATAAGCGCCGTCGCACAATCTCAAAACTTTCTTCGGCGCTGGCGGGTCGCCAGGGGGATTCCACCCGACCGATCGCGTTTTTGAGTCGATCCAGGGCTTCTTTGCCGCGATCGCCGCCAATCTCGATATCCGACGATGGAATACTGACCACCAGCAGGGTATCTCTGGCATTCTTGGCGGATTCGCTGAGGGTCTGGGCAAAAGTGAATTGGGTATCGAAACTGCCGCCGGGTAAGTCGCTCTGTTCGTGGAGCTGCCGCGCGTAGGACACCCACTCATCAATCAGAATCAAGCAGGGAGAAAAGCGGTTAAATAATCCCTTAAGGGCATCGCCCGGATTGGTGGAAGTTTCATCCGCTTGCCGCACCAGTTCATAACCCTCGGCTCCGCCCAGTTGCCAGGCCAGTTCGCCCCATAGGGTTCTGATCAGCGGGCGATTTTGGCTGGCGTGTTCGGGCTTATAGGGCACAATGCCGCTGGGCTGGAGCTTATTGCCCACCAGAACGGCCACATTGACATTTTGAGGCGGGGCAGCAATCCCCACGGTCTGAAAGATCAGTTCCATCCCAGGCAAGTCCGAGATTTGCATGGCCTGACACAGGTGGTAGAGAGCCAGCATGGCGTGGGTTTTGCCACCGCCGAAGTTGGTTTGCAGTTCGATCACCGGATCGCCGCCCTGACCACTCAGCCGTCGCAGGGCATTGGTGAGCAGTTGTTGCAGTCCGTCGGTGAGGTAGGTGCGGCGATAGAATTCGGTGGGGTCGCGGTATTCGTCGGAGCCTTCATCCAGATAGACCTGCCAGAGGTCGGCGGCAAATTCGGCTTGCTGGAAGCGACCAGAGGCAACATCCGGGTGGGGGGTGGCAATTTCGCGCCAGGGTTTGAGGCCAGCCATGGGTTGGCCCTCGGTGGGAGCCACCACCGCACGCCGAGTTTCCCGCCGCGCTTGGTCTTCATACCGCAGGCGCATTAGCTCTTGTTTCTGTTTGTCTACCTGATCGGCTTCGGGGGCAGAAATGGCTGTGAGGAGACGGGATATGCTATCGAGGGCACGATAAGCGTCGTCGGATGAAAAGGTGGGTGTGTGCGCCCACTCGTTGCGGGTGGTACGGAGTTCGCTCACCAAGGTGCGTTCGGATTGTCCCAGGGTTTGCTTAAAAATGGCGTTCCATTGTTCCCACATGACAATCAGCAAGGCGGAGACATCTTCCCGTAGCACGTCCTGAGCTTTTTTATACTTGACGTAGCTGTCGGGTAAGCAGGCGGAGGCGGGGATGAGCCAGCGATCCCCATGGATGGCCTTCATCTCCCGCTCGATATAGGGGTAAAGCCCATCGCGAAGTAGATTCAAGGCTCTGCCGACTCGTTCGTGGTTGCTAATCGCCATAGGTCAACTCAGAAAATATAGAAGTAGAAAATATCGAAGTAACTGTGGGACTCAAGATTCAAGGTTTAGCCGTTGTCGTTCGGCAATGCGTTCATGACTGTTGAGCTTGAGCAAGTGGATGGTAGTACGACCCTCTGGGGTGATGCCGTTGATCTGGGCATCTTGCCAACGGAAATGATCCGACCATTGTTGTGTGCGGGGATTGAATAAAAAACTGAACGCTCCGGTCTCAGGGTCAAAAGAGCCGAGGTCGGTCCCTTTGTACCGATTGCACCGCCAGCAGGCATAGGCCAAGTTTTCGGGGATGGTATAGCAGTCACGATGGGGAACCTGTGGTGAGGTAGGGTAAATTGCCGGCCTTGAGCAAAACGATGAGATGCTCGATGCGTTCGTATTCATCCAGTTCTTTCACTTCGTCGGGTTCAATGGTGCCATCATGGCTGCGAGCCAGAAGATACCGGAGTCGAGCTTGCATTCCCGGGGTAGGCCGAAAGGTCGCAACTTGCTCAGGTGTTGGTTGGCTGGCGAGAAAGTCGGGAATGTAGCGATAAGCCTGCGCTGAAATGATTGAGGGCTGTAAGCAAAGCCGTAAAAGCTCAGGCAACTGATCCTGTATTGGGGCAAGGCACTCCATCAAATCATCTGGAATTTCAATTGTTAAGCTGGCCATCGTTTCTGAGTAAGGAGTTTTTGGGTTTTTCTGTGCTCTCGGTGTCTCCGTGGTTTGTTTTCACCACAGAGGCACAGAGGGCACGGAGGGTTAGGGGTGATATGGGGTGGCCATCATCTTTGGTTCAATTAATTCAGTTGGAAGGCAAGCTTCAGTGCTTCATTTAAGCGTTGCAGATGTTGCTGCCCCAACTTACCTAACCTTCGCTGCAACAGGCGGCGCTCCAGGGTAACGATTCTGGCGACTCTAATTTTTGAAGCGACTTTAAGACCCGTTTGGGCGAATTCTGATTCATCTGGGGTCAGGATAACTTCATCTGGGGTTGCGTCTTTCAGGTTCTGCGAGGAAATAAAACAAAGAGTGATGTCTTGCCCCTGGGAATCAACCCAAAGGACTACCGCTGGCCGAAGCTTGGTCTGGCTAAGGTCGGTAAAAGGAAAGGGAACCAGCACAATATCGCCTTTTGCTAAGGGCATGGGATGGGTTCTCCATCAGTAAGGCTATAGAGATCCGGTTCGTCATTCAAGAACTCGAAACTGCCACCTCGTAGGGCGAGGGTGATCAGATCTGGGGTAGATGGGTAAGCAAAATCAAAGAAAAGCTTTTCTTGTAAGATGGCTTGTTCCTCTGGGGAGAGGGAACGGATAAGCTGAATGACAGATTCGACTAACTGGGTGTTCATGGCTTAACTCCTTGAGGATTTCTCTGTGTGCTCTGTGTCTCCGTGGTTCGTATTCACCACAGCGGCAGGTCGGGCACGGAGGGTTTATGGGGTTGAGAGGGATCTTATTTTTTGGCGAAAGGCGCGTAAGGCTGGGCTTCGGCCAAGCTCTCGGCTCTGCTCTAATACTTCTGATATCCACGCCACAATTGGTAAATCGGGAAAGGTGGGGCTGGTGGTAGAAACTTGATATTGTCCGGCTTGCAGGAGGTAGATTTTTAGCTCAGTTCCCTCATAGACCCAGAGTTCCGGAACTCCCAGGCGGGTGTAAGCTTCCATCTGGGTTTTGGAGGTGACATCCACTTCAATAGCCAGATCGGGGGGAGGATCGATCGCGAGATTAAGCCGACGCTTGCCACGCATCTGTTGATGGTTTTGGATATAAAAACACTGATCAGGTTCAAGCCCACTATTGGCCTCCTGTTTTTTGAAGGTTGTAGAACCGAAGCATTCACAGTCCATGTCTAGTTCTTCCAGCAATATTTTGACGAGATCGCCAATGAGTTCCTTATCGACTTCATGTTCTGGTAATGGCATTCTGATTTCCAAAATGCCATCGCTGTAGGCAATACGGCTGGCGCGTTTTTCGCCGAGTTCATCGAGAATGGCTTCAAATTCTGACCAGTTTAGGTCGTGAATCAGGAGGCGTTGACCGGGGGGAACGGTGAGTTGTCGAAGTTGGAGGGTGACCATCGTGTGACTCCAGTGTTACTCCCAGATGAGGGTGAGATCCATGACAAAGTTGGGTAATACGGTTTCGCCAGATAGGGTGCTGGGCTGGTTGAGCCGTTGCACTGCTTGTCCGGCTCGATAGCAGTAGACGGTCTGGGTTTCGGGATCAATTAACCAGCCCAGTTGGGCACCGTTGTCGATGTATTCTTGCAGTTTGGCCTGGAGGGCAGCAAGGTCATCCGTGGGGGATTTGAGTTCGAGGACAAAGTCGGGGCAGAGGGGGGCAAATTTACGGCGTTGCTCAGGCGTGAGGCGTTCCCAGCGCGATTTTTCCACCCAGGCGGCATCGGGAGAGCGAATGGCGCCGTTGGGGAGGGTGAAGCCCGTCGAGGAGTCGAAGACGACGCCTAGACGCATTTGACGATTCCACTGCCAGAGTTGACCGAGCAGATCGGCATTGCGGTATCCACTTTCACTTCCGGCGGGGGACATGGCGATCAGTTCTCCTTGGGCGGTGCGTTCGAGGCGCAGGTCGGGGTTCTGCTGGCAGAGTTGCTCAAACACTTCATCGGTGAGTTGCAGGGTCGGTCGGAGTTTCAGGGCGATCATGGGTGTCTCCGTGGGGGAAATCTCTGTGTGCTCTGTGTCTCCGTGGTTTTTATTCACCACAAAGGCACGAAGGGCACAAAGGGTTAGAACAGTTCGGTTTGGGTGTTATTGGCCTTTACCTCTGAGGCTAACCGACTGATTTCGGGCCAGGAGATGACGAGGCCGTTGTAGGCGAGGCTCTCCTGGGTCCAGCCTTTTCTGTCGCACAGGCTATACAACCGATAGGCCAGGTCGCGGGCGATGTCGCCTCTGCTTCCCAGTTTAGTCAGCAGTGCGGCGGCTCCGGTTTCACCGTGTTGATCGAGGGTATGGATGAGGTGTTGGGTGATTTCCCAGTCGGGGATGCGGTGGTCTTGGGCGGGATTCCAGTCGGGTTTGAGTTCGCTGCGTTGGAGTAGGCGCACTTTGCCGCCCTTGGCTTCCAGGATGCCCGCTTCCACCATGCCTTGAACACTGGTGTTTTTGGCTTTGCTGAGGGTTTCGGCATCGCCGTACTGGCCGGGTTCAAACTGGTATTGCTCGAACCAGGTGAGTGCCCAGCGGGTGTCGCTGTCGAATTCGCCTTCTTGTTCGGTGAGGTATTCGTCGAGGATCTGATTGATCAGTTGCAGGGCGGTACGGACGCGCAGGGGGGAACCATCGTTTTCCAGGACGGCGGCGTATTGGGAGTAGATGGCCATGCCGGGACCAATGCTAGCTTGCGCTAAATCCACTGGGGCGATGTTGCCTTGCTGGAGGGTTTTGAGTGCTCTGGGCAGTTGGCGTTTGAGTTCGCTGAGGAATTGGCGACGAGTGGTTTTGGGCGCATCGGCGGGGCGGGGGCGGCAGACAAGGACGATCGAGGAGGCAAGGGCGTTGGAAGCTTGGCCACGCATCCGGTTAGCGAGTTCGGTACGGAGTGGCCAGGTGCCATCAATACTGAAGTTGGACTGAATCAACCCTTCGAGAATGGTTTCCCAGCCAGTAGATGCTCGGCCCTCACCCCTAGCCTCTCTCCCAGAGCGGGAGAGAGGAACCGGAGCGTCGCTTACACTTTCTTCCCCCCCTCGCCCCTTGTGGGAGAGGGGGTTGGGGGGTGAGGGGTCTTCTTCCGTTTGTTTGAGCGCGTAGTAAACCGTGACGGGATAGTTGCGGTGATTAAGGTTATTCGCTCGATGAAAAAATTTCACTAACCCTGCTTCAAAAAAATCTTTCGCTTGGGTATGCCCTCCATGTCGAAAATGATCGGCGACCAATTCTTGAGCTTTGGGAACAAGAACCGTATTAAAAATACTGGGATAGATAGCACCAAGAGAACGGCGTAACCAAACATAGAAGAAATCAGAAAGATCGGCGTAGGGAACGGCTGAATAATAAGGCGGATCGGTGGAGATGAGTTTGGGGGTGGTGTCGTGGTGGGGGTGGGGGGCAGTGGCATCGTGTTGGGTGACTTTTGAGTACGCGTGTGGATGGGCTATTTCCAGGACTTTGACAACCCATTCAATGGCACCGTTAAAGTTACCTGTTGAATCACTCATTGGGTTGGCTTCGGCAAAATCCCACACCATCGGAATGGCTTGTCTACCAAAGGTATTGCGAATAGTGTCTCGTCCTGAGTGCCAACTGCAAAGATCAGAGTGATAATCTGTCATCTTATCTACTGCAAACGCCAAATAAACACTTATCGCATCTCCATAAGCCCTAGCCCCGGTGCCGCCTTCAGCCAAGGGCACATCATCATCCGGTAGCCCAGCGGCGATGGCATCCTGAGTCGCCTTTTCTCGTGCTTCCCCCACCAAATCGCTGAAGGTGGTGAGGGCAACCAATTGACGCGGCGTGAAGAGGTCGGCGTGTTTGGTCATGCCATAGTTTTGCACCCGAAACCCTAACGCTTCCTTGGGTAAATCTGTATCCGGTTTCCATTGCGGTTGCGCTGAATTAGCAATGGCTTCTTGTTCCTCTGTGGGTGCCAGATACACTCGGCCATTTTGACCCTCGGCGACAATGGCCATCATTTGTGCGCCCATGCGTCCGGCGCGGCCTTCCTGGCGTACATATTCCAGCGGCACGGGTGTTTCGCAGGCGATGCAGCGTGCCCCTTTGCGGTCTACGGTGCCTTCGGGGGCTTTGCCCTTACCTGACTTAACCACAAACCGGATTTTGGGAGAATTTGAACCACTAAGGCACGAAGAACACAAAGGATCGTCTTGCTTCGTGTCCTTTGTGTCTTTGTGGTTCTCAACGATCGGCTCTACCCAAGCCTCCTTCCCCTTCTTCGTTGAAAGCTGAAACGATCGCACCAGCGGCATCGCACACCCACAAGCCGGGTTGGGACAGGTCACCGTCCGCGCCCATAGCCACGCAATCACCGTGGCTTCCTTCGTGTCCTTCGTGCCTTCGTGGTTATTTTCACCACTAAGACACAAAGAACACAAAGGGTAGAGATACCCAATCCGCTCAAACGCCCGCTCCCGCATCCAAGCCCCATAAAACCGCACATCCGCCGCCAACCCCTGCGCCCCCCGCCACGATGAGATACTTTTCTTAGCGCGATCTTCAGGATTGACCGGGGATTTATCCTTAAACTTCGGCGGAATTTCGATTAAAGCCTTATTGATCAACACCGCCACCGGGTTCAAATCGCTGGCATGGGCTTCTAGCCCCAAGCGCTGCGCCTCCAACGGAATCGACCCACCCCCCGCAAACGGGTCATACACGGGTGGGGCATACTTCGCAATATAGGCCCGTACCGCATCCGGTTTAGTTGGCGGCTCTTCGCCCCGTTCCCACGCCAAACATCGGGCAATCTCCCGCTGAGCTTGTTCCAATACGCCAGAGTTAGGATCATTCACCTCGTCCCACGACACTAGCCCCCGCACCACTTGCTTGGTGTTGCCCTTTGTATCCGTTTCAAGGGTAATTCGACCCAAGATGTCAAACAGCCGCTGCCGTTCCCGTGCCTGGTCTTCCTCCGTCGGAAACCTATCCGGCCAGCTTGAGGGATCGTCCACCAACGAAGCCCACAACACCGCTCGACAGGCTGCTAACGGTCGCCGTGCCCACCACAGATGCAGCGTGCTGGGATGCCCGTGGCGGATGGATTTTTCGCGGGCGGACTCCATATTGATGGCTTCCAGGGGCAGGGCAACTTCGATCAGTTTTTTGCGGTAAGTCATAGTTAAAAAAAACACAGAGATACAGAGGGCACGGAGATTATTAGAGGTCGGATTCTGTGAGGTTAGCTTGTTTCATAAAATGGCGAAGCAGGCCAACTTTGAGATCCTTATTGCCGTGAATTGGGACGGAAATGCGGGTCAATTCACCAGGTTTTATATAAATGTGATGGCTGCCCTGTACCCGAATCAATTGCCATCCCTTACGCTCCAGAATCTTGGCAAACTGCTTTCCTGAAATGGACTTCATACAGCAATTTCCATAACTCGGCTCCTCTCTGAAGCTGAAGGCGTTTCGATGTCCACGGACAAACAACCCTCGATCGCCTCATAAAGGTTTTCGAGCAACTCTTCAAAGCTATCTCCTTGCGTCGCACATCCTGGAATGGCAGGCACTTCTGCCCAGTAGCCCCCTTCTTTCGCCTCATAAACAATAATTTTTAACTTCATCGTTTTTCTCCACATCAGTAAAAGTTATAGGTTGCAATAAGCCAGTTCATCAGCTTCCGAATTCCATTCTGTCATTGTTGCCGAGATTGCTTCCCAATTTTCGGTAGGTAGAGTTGCAGCTAACTTATGGGCATTCATAAAATTGACTCCTGAACAAAAAGAACCACAAAGACACAAAGGGCACAAAGGTTAATGGTTGACGAGGCGTTTGATGCCGTTTTTGAGGAGGGGGACGTTGAAGTTGATCAGGAGGCCGAGCCAAAGGTTTTTGAGTTTGAGGTAGGTGAGCAGTTGAGCATCGTGTATGGGGTGCAGGCTTTCGACGGTTTTGAGTTCCACGATTATCAGATCTTCCACCAACAGATCTAAACGATAGCCGCAATCCAGATGGATGCCCTTATAAATCACGGGTTGGGACACCTGGCTCTCCACTCTCAACCCTTGCTGGGCTAACTCATACTTCAGACACGCTTCATAGGCAGATTCCAACAACCCCGGCCCCAACTCCCGATGCACCTCAATGGCTGCCCCAATAATCACATTCGATAATCGATTCGCTTCCTCTCGACTCATCCTTCGTATCCTTTGTGCCTTAGTGGTTTCAATAACGAAGAACCACGAAGACACAAAGTTCACAAAGTTCTTAGTATTCTTTGTGTCTTTGTGGTTCACCCCCCCGTTCCCATAGTTCCCGCCATTCGTAGTTCACGCTACTGGCCCCAAAATCTGGCTCTCGCTGAAACGGCTGCCGCACATAGCGCACAATGCACCCCTCGCCCGGTACGGCATAGGTGCCCGAAGTCGTCTTTACTCTAAACGCATCCCCCTCTGGAAAACTGTGATCCATCGGCACCTGCACCAGCGCCAAAATAAAGTTCTCGGGTTTATTGAGCGCCGTCAGAATTTCGTTTTTAGTGACAGTAACTGTCTCTGCGCCTTCGATCCGGCCCTTCACCTCAATCAATCGAAGTCCCTCACCCCCAGCCGAGGATTCAATATCATAGCCACACTTCTGGCCGCTGACATCCCGTGGTTCATAGCCCAATGCCCGTTCTGCGGCCATGACGGCTGCCATTGCGGCTCGCTCTACCCGCTTGGTTTCCCTGGCAAAGGTACTGGTCGCCGCTTCCCGTTTACCTTGCAGCCGTTGCAATAGGCCGATCGGCACCACTAGCGCCCGACCGATAATTACTGGAGGTAGGGGAGACAGCTTGCGTTCCTGTTCCAACTCAGCCAGCCGCTTTTGCAAGCGATCGGCTAACTCATCTGCGCGTTGCTGTGCTCTAGCAGAGTTGAGCTTGGCATTGGGCTTTCCGGCCTGTTCCTGCAGACGGAGTTCAGCGGCGCGGTGATCCCAATAGTTGATCTCCTTGGTCAAGCGATCTTTGACCGCTCGAATGGTTTTGTCAATGAGTTCTTCCTTGTGTTCTCGGACTTCCTGGAGGTGCTGGGGAACCAGGTGGGTGATGGCGTAGGTGGTGGCTTGCTCTTCTAGGTTTGAACCACGAAGGCACAAAGAGTACAAAGGATCGGCGAGGAGAGCCTGTTCCTCTGGGGTCGAGGGTCGGTAGTCTAGATACGGCGCATACCCCGCATTTTTAACCTCCCTCTCTTCGTGCGCTTCGTGCCTTTGTGGTTCCAAAATCTCCACATACTGCATCCGCCGCGACACCACCCGCCGCCGCCCATCCCGCTCCGTCCGCGCATCCTGAATCGAATGCTCCAAATACACCAGTGCCCGCACTGCTTCCCCCGGATCATTCTCATCCACCAGAATGGCACCCCGCCGCAGCACATCCCGATTCAACTCCAGGGTCAAGTCAATCACCGCATCCAGAAGGGGATGTCCCGGACAGACAAAAGCCGCCAGGGGTTTACCGGGTACGCTGATCAGGTCTTTCTCAAAACAAATGCGCTCGTATCGCCGCAGAATCGGTTCACCGCGACCCATCACCCGATCGCGACTGCGAATTACCGCCGGAACATGGGTAATCTCATAGCGTTTGGGTTCTCGCTGCCGAATCGTGCCGCCTAATTGCTGGAAGGCTTCTAGGAAAAAAGAGGCAATGAAATGGGGCTGAAGTTTGCGAGCTTCGGCGCGTTCCATCTCCTGGCGGATCTGCTGCACCTTGGTGGCATCCATCGAGTCCCGTGCCAGGGCGCGTTCTTCCAGTAACTCTCGCAGACGAGCTTGGTCAAGCCGATTGCTCACCACCTGATCTAGCTTGGCTTTCACCTCCGGGCGATCGCCATAGCGAATCGCTTCAATCAGCAGTTCTCGCAGTTCCTTACCGGCGATCGCTTTGCCTAACACATCAAAGACCTGGCCGCCGAGGGCTTTTTGTTCAATCTCCAGCTTCTTGAGCAGCGCCAGATACACCTCTCCCTCACGAGTTCCCTCCGCTACCAAATTCCAAAGGTGACAAACCTCCGTCTGTCCAATCCGGTGAATTCGCCCAAACCGCTGCTCCAGTCGGTTGGGG from Leptodesmis sichuanensis A121 includes:
- a CDS encoding Swt1 family HEPN domain-containing protein, translating into MAISNHERVGRALNLLRDGLYPYIEREMKAIHGDRWLIPASACLPDSYVKYKKAQDVLREDVSALLIVMWEQWNAIFKQTLGQSERTLVSELRTTRNEWAHTPTFSSDDAYRALDSISRLLTAISAPEADQVDKQKQELMRLRYEDQARRETRRAVVAPTEGQPMAGLKPWREIATPHPDVASGRFQQAEFAADLWQVYLDEGSDEYRDPTEFYRRTYLTDGLQQLLTNALRRLSGQGGDPVIELQTNFGGGKTHAMLALYHLCQAMQISDLPGMELIFQTVGIAAPPQNVNVAVLVGNKLQPSGIVPYKPEHASQNRPLIRTLWGELAWQLGGAEGYELVRQADETSTNPGDALKGLFNRFSPCLILIDEWVSYARQLHEQSDLPGGSFDTQFTFAQTLSESAKNARDTLLVVSIPSSDIEIGGDRGKEALDRLKNAIGRVESPWRPASAEESFEIVRRRLFQTTVDPSLFVQRDAVVKAFMEMYRTQSQEFPSECKESDYERRMKAAYPIHPELFDRLYSDWSTLDKFQRTRGVLRLMAKVIHSLWERNDQSLMIMPAHIPMDDPQVQSELTRYLEDNWLPVIDKDVDGTNSLPITLDRNNPNLGRYSACRRVARTVYMGSAPTLRAANRGLDDRRIKLGCVQPGESVATFGDALRRLTDQATYLYIDGNRYWISTQPNVNRTAQERAEQLLSDRYPIWQEIIKRLKADTKADKNRGEFSAVHVAPDTTADIPDDPTLGVRLVVLAPQHPHNKNTADSPARQWVENALNHKGSGPRYYKNTLLFLAPDKAKLENLERNTAQYLAWKAIVDEKDALNLDVFQSNQATTKLKQSNQDVDAILRDTYQWLLIPEQPDAQGGIEWKETRLQGQDSPILQASRKAVHEGDLLPNYAGSNLCRDALNKYLWRDSNHIDLKRFWEYLTQYLYLPRLKDQNVLLEAVRSSVASTIWADSFAYAEGFDDATGKYAGLQVATGINPCISPQSLLVRPEVAQKQLAAETAQAITINTVGTITVPVGGTTGGSTPSDGSGDNAIKDGEQDGTEGTPPILRRFYGNVDIDAMRINRDAPTIANEVIQHLTALNGATVKITLEIEAEIPEGVPDDVARTVMENCRTLKFNSQSFEQS
- a CDS encoding type II toxin-antitoxin system PemK/MazF family toxin, which gives rise to MPLAKGDIVLVPFPFTDLSQTKLRPAVVLWVDSQGQDITLCFISSQNLKDATPDEVILTPDESEFAQTGLKVASKIRVARIVTLERRLLQRRLGKLGQQHLQRLNEALKLAFQLN
- a CDS encoding Uma2 family endonuclease; its protein translation is MVTLQLRQLTVPPGQRLLIHDLNWSEFEAILDELGEKRASRIAYSDGILEIRMPLPEHEVDKELIGDLVKILLEELDMDCECFGSTTFKKQEANSGLEPDQCFYIQNHQQMRGKRRLNLAIDPPPDLAIEVDVTSKTQMEAYTRLGVPELWVYEGTELKIYLLQAGQYQVSTTSPTFPDLPIVAWISEVLEQSRELGRSPALRAFRQKIRSLSTP
- a CDS encoding Uma2 family endonuclease; this translates as MIALKLRPTLQLTDEVFEQLCQQNPDLRLERTAQGELIAMSPAGSESGYRNADLLGQLWQWNRQMRLGVVFDSSTGFTLPNGAIRSPDAAWVEKSRWERLTPEQRRKFAPLCPDFVLELKSPTDDLAALQAKLQEYIDNGAQLGWLIDPETQTVYCYRAGQAVQRLNQPSTLSGETVLPNFVMDLTLIWE
- a CDS encoding DUF1156 domain-containing protein; its protein translation is MTYRKKLIEVALPLEAINMESAREKSIRHGHPSTLHLWWARRPLAACRAVLWASLVDDPSSWPDRFPTEEDQARERQRLFDILGRITLETDTKGNTKQVVRGLVSWDEVNDPNSGVLEQAQREIARCLAWERGEEPPTKPDAVRAYIAKYAPPVYDPFAGGGSIPLEAQRLGLEAHASDLNPVAVLINKALIEIPPKFKDKSPVNPEDRAKKSISSWRGAQGLAADVRFYGAWMRERAFERIGYLYPLCSLCLSGENNHEGTKDTKEATVIAWLWARTVTCPNPACGCAMPLVRSFQLSTKKGKEAWVEPIVENHKDTKDTKQDDPLCSSCLSGSNSPKIRFVVKSGKGKAPEGTVDRKGARCIACETPVPLEYVRQEGRAGRMGAQMMAIVAEGQNGRVYLAPTEEQEAIANSAQPQWKPDTDLPKEALGFRVQNYGMTKHADLFTPRQLVALTTFSDLVGEAREKATQDAIAAGLPDDDVPLAEGGTGARAYGDAISVYLAFAVDKMTDYHSDLCSWHSGRDTIRNTFGRQAIPMVWDFAEANPMSDSTGNFNGAIEWVVKVLEIAHPHAYSKVTQHDATAPHPHHDTTPKLISTDPPYYSAVPYADLSDFFYVWLRRSLGAIYPSIFNTVLVPKAQELVADHFRHGGHTQAKDFFEAGLVKFFHRANNLNHRNYPVTVYYALKQTEEDPSPPNPLSHKGRGGEESVSDAPVPLSRSGREARGEGRASTGWETILEGLIQSNFSIDGTWPLRTELANRMRGQASNALASSIVLVCRPRPADAPKTTRRQFLSELKRQLPRALKTLQQGNIAPVDLAQASIGPGMAIYSQYAAVLENDGSPLRVRTALQLINQILDEYLTEQEGEFDSDTRWALTWFEQYQFEPGQYGDAETLSKAKNTSVQGMVEAGILEAKGGKVRLLQRSELKPDWNPAQDHRIPDWEITQHLIHTLDQHGETGAAALLTKLGSRGDIARDLAYRLYSLCDRKGWTQESLAYNGLVISWPEISRLASEVKANNTQTELF
- a CDS encoding type II toxin-antitoxin system HicA family toxin, translating into MKSISGKQFAKILERKGWQLIRVQGSHHIYIKPGELTRISVPIHGNKDLKVGLLRHFMKQANLTESDL
- a CDS encoding type II toxin-antitoxin system HicB family antitoxin produces the protein MKLKIIVYEAKEGGYWAEVPAIPGCATQGDSFEELLENLYEAIEGCLSVDIETPSASERSRVMEIAV
- a CDS encoding GxxExxY protein, with protein sequence MSREEANRLSNVIIGAAIEVHRELGPGLLESAYEACLKYELAQQGLRVESQVSQPVIYKGIHLDCGYRLDLLVEDLIIVELKTVESLHPIHDAQLLTYLKLKNLWLGLLINFNVPLLKNGIKRLVNH
- a CDS encoding helicase-related protein, which gives rise to MAQLEDLTRGTTVKGILPTHNVTVIDAQWHGTDVVELTYKDANGQPHTEILFRDREPTLEIVTEERLGRFDGDGALLRLVSEAHRIRLAHLFDPLLAVHTSLVEPLPHQITAVYSEMLTRQPLRFLLADDPGAGKTIMAGLLIRELLIRGDLQRCLIVCPGSLAVQWQDELFHKFHLPFEILTNDRIEAARTGNPFAEMPLVIVRLDKLSRDERLQVKLGQTDWDLVVVDEAHKLSASFFGGEIKETKRYKLGKLLSTLTRHFLLMTATPHNGKEEDFQLFLALLDGDRFEGRFRDGVHTCDASDLMRRLVKEDLLKFDGKPLFPERRAHTVQYALSELEAVLYGQVTDYVREEFNRAEALANEGRKGTVGFALTILQRRLASSPEAIYQSLRRRRERLEKRLREEREPQRHKGPEEDSLWSLCLRGELDEEDLTAEEWEVAEEGVVDLATAARTIAELQAEIDRLRELEALALRVRRSGCDRKWEELSRVIQAIFSPQRHKGHEENPLWSLCLGGSSRKLVIFTEHRDTLNYLIHQITTLLGRPEVVVTIHGGMGREERKRSEEAFKQDVTVQVLIATDAAGEGINLQRAHLMVNYDLPWNPNRLEQRFGRIHRIGQTEVCHLWNLVAEGTREGEVYLALLKKLEIEQKALGGQVFDVLGKAIAGKELRELLIEAIRYGDRPEVKAKLDQVVSNRLDQARLRELLEERALARDSMDATKVQQIRQEMERAEARKLQPHFIASFFLEAFQQLGGTIRQREPKRYEITHVPAVIRSRDRVMGRGEPILRRYERICFEKDLISVPGKPLAAFVCPGHPLLDAVIDLTLELNRDVLRRGAILVDENDPGEAVRALVYLEHSIQDARTERDGRRRVVSRRMQYVEILEPQRHEAHEEREVKNAGYAPYLDYRPSTPEEQALLADPLYSLCLRGSNLEEQATTYAITHLVPQHLQEVREHKEELIDKTIRAVKDRLTKEINYWDHRAAELRLQEQAGKPNAKLNSARAQQRADELADRLQKRLAELEQERKLSPLPPVIIGRALVVPIGLLQRLQGKREAATSTFARETKRVERAAMAAVMAAERALGYEPRDVSGQKCGYDIESSAGGEGLRLIEVKGRIEGAETVTVTKNEILTALNKPENFILALVQVPMDHSFPEGDAFRVKTTSGTYAVPGEGCIVRYVRQPFQREPDFGASSVNYEWRELWERGGEPQRHKEY